Within Spirochaetota bacterium, the genomic segment ATGAGAACATCGGGCTTAAGGAGCACGCGCTTTGAGAATACGGGAACGACAAGTTCCTTCACATCTTCTGGGACGATGTAGTTGCGTCCGCGCAGAACGGCGAGTGCCTGGCAGCTCGCAGCGAGAGCAAGCGTGCCTCGGGGCGAAACGCCGAGACGGAAACTCGGGTCCGTCCGCGTCTTTTCAACGATATCCATTATGTATCCGCGAATGCGCGGGTCCATATGT encodes:
- a CDS encoding AAA family ATPase, with protein sequence HMDPRIRGYIMDIVEKTRTDPSFRLGVSPRGTLALAASCQALAVLRGRNYIVPEDVKELVVPVFSKRVLLKPDVLIKGNTPEDTLASLLETVPAPVLKDKA